One window from the genome of Microcebus murinus isolate Inina chromosome X, M.murinus_Inina_mat1.0, whole genome shotgun sequence encodes:
- the LOC142865798 gene encoding large ribosomal subunit protein eL42-like, protein MVNVPKTRRTLCKKCDKHQSHKVTQFKKGKDSLYAQGKKCYDCKQSGYGGETKPIFWKKAKTTNKIMLRLECVEPNCRSNRMLAIKRCKHFELGRDKKRPSDPVLNFESLFVPLILRRKC, encoded by the coding sequence ATGGTCAATGTACCTAAAACCCGAAGAACTTTGTGTAAGAAGTGTGACAAGCATCAATCTCACAAAGTGACCCAGTTTAAGAAGGGCAAGGATTCCCTGTATGCCCAAGGAAAGAAGTGTTATGATTGTAAGCAGAGTGGCTATGGTGGGGAGACAAAGCCAATTTTCTGGAAGAAGGCTAAAACGACAAATAAGATTATGCTAAGACTGGAATGTGTTGAGCCTAACTGCAGATCCAATAGGATGCTGGCCATTAAGAGATGCAAGCATTTTGAACTGGGAAGAGATAAGAAAAGGCCAAGTGATCCAGTTCTAAACTTTGAGTCTCTTTTTGTTCCTCTAATTTTGAGGAGAAAATGTTAA